One region of Cytophagia bacterium CHB2 genomic DNA includes:
- a CDS encoding ABC transporter permease produces the protein MLKLIIEKELREIIGSTKFAVTFGVCAVLILLAFYVGGRNYQVSKAQYDAAVAENLRQMEGITDWLMVRNHRIFLPPHPLAALVTGVANDIGRTATIHGRGEVGAEDSRYSDDPVFAVFRFLDLDFIFQIVLSLFAILFAYDAINGEKERGTLQLTFANAIPRAKYILGKIIGSFLALAVPLLIPIALGALLLPLMGIPMASEDWLRLALVVLAGILYFGAFLTLAVFISTRTHRSAHSFLLLLVVWIAAVLIVPRASVLLAGRAVAVPSVDEIASQKSRYQAQLWEADRKAMGSFKPESNDKPDQLLNQFNSFMQKIADEREKKMLEFSARLNEQRRNRQAVQEQVAFNLARVSPAAAFSLASSNLVGTSLVLKEHYLEEAGKYQEAYASFIREKTGGSLMGGRVMMFRTTDGEEEKRNPIDPHAIPPFVYQAISLNRAVQAAIFDFGLLVFFNVVFFAGAFVSFLRYDLR, from the coding sequence ATGCTCAAACTTATCATTGAAAAAGAACTGCGCGAGATCATCGGTTCGACCAAATTCGCCGTCACCTTCGGTGTGTGTGCGGTGTTGATTCTGCTCGCGTTTTATGTTGGCGGCCGGAATTATCAAGTGAGCAAAGCGCAATACGACGCAGCGGTCGCGGAAAACCTGCGCCAGATGGAGGGCATCACCGACTGGCTGATGGTGCGCAATCATCGCATCTTTTTGCCGCCGCATCCGCTAGCCGCGTTGGTCACCGGCGTTGCGAACGACATCGGCCGAACCGCAACGATACATGGCCGCGGCGAAGTCGGCGCCGAAGACAGCCGCTACAGCGATGATCCCGTCTTTGCCGTGTTTCGTTTTCTTGATTTGGATTTCATTTTTCAAATCGTGCTTTCACTCTTTGCCATTCTGTTCGCGTATGACGCGATCAACGGCGAGAAAGAACGAGGCACACTCCAGCTTACCTTCGCAAATGCCATTCCTCGTGCGAAATATATTCTCGGCAAAATCATCGGCTCATTTCTCGCGCTCGCCGTGCCATTGTTGATTCCGATTGCGCTGGGCGCGTTGCTCTTGCCGCTCATGGGTATTCCCATGGCCAGCGAAGATTGGCTGCGGCTCGCGCTGGTGGTGCTCGCCGGAATTTTGTATTTCGGTGCGTTTCTCACGTTGGCGGTTTTTATTTCCACGCGCACGCATCGCTCGGCGCATTCCTTTTTGCTGCTGCTCGTGGTGTGGATTGCAGCCGTGTTGATCGTGCCGCGCGCTTCAGTGTTGCTGGCGGGCCGCGCCGTGGCCGTGCCCTCGGTCGATGAAATCGCCTCGCAGAAGAGCCGCTATCAAGCACAGTTGTGGGAGGCGGACCGCAAGGCCATGGGCTCTTTCAAACCCGAATCCAACGACAAGCCCGATCAGTTATTGAACCAATTTAACAGCTTCATGCAAAAGATCGCGGACGAGCGTGAGAAGAAGATGCTGGAGTTTTCTGCACGCCTCAATGAACAACGCCGCAATCGGCAGGCGGTGCAAGAGCAAGTGGCGTTCAATTTGGCGCGTGTTTCGCCCGCAGCGGCCTTCTCGCTGGCCTCTTCGAATCTGGTGGGAACCTCTTTAGTGTTGAAAGAACATTATTTGGAGGAAGCCGGCAAATATCAGGAGGCCTATGCCTCGTTCATTCGCGAGAAAACTGGCGGCAGTCTGATGGGCGGCCGCGTGATGATGTTTCGCACCACGGATGGGGAGGAAGAAAAGCGCAATCCCATAGATCCGCACGCCATTCCGCCTTTCGTTTATCAAGCGATTTCATTGAATCGCGCCGTGCAAGCGGCGATTTTTGATTTTGGGTTATTGGTCTTTTTCAATGTCGTTTTTTTCGCCGGCGCATTCGTCTCGTTTTTGCGGTATGATTTGCGTTAG